In Pseudomonas sp. P5_109, the genomic window GGTCAGCAGGAATGGCAGCGCGGCGAAGATGCACACCACCAGCCAACTGCTGACGGTCAGCAGGTACATGTCCCGGGGGCGCAGGTGAATGTGTTCGGGGCGTCCCGGAATCACCAGCGCCAGACCGGCGACAAAGGTGATCATGCTGGCCCAGAGGAACGACGGCAGGTCGCTGGTGCGGTGGAAAATGACCAGCGTGGCCATGGGTACGACCATGGAAATCGCCAGCGTGATCAGGAAGATGCCGATGATGAAACCAATGATCCGTAAGGTCGGCAACGCCATGAGGTCCGCTCGGCTGATAGTGGAAAGGTCGCCATTCTACCCGCGAGGCAGGGCATGTAAACCGGCACCGCTGTGGCAGTTACAGCTAGAATAGCCGCACAATTTTTTCAGGAGGTGGCCGATGCAGGCTCTCGACGCTTTGCTCAACCGTGTTTCCGTTCCACGACTGATTGAACCTGCACCCACTGCCGAGCAGCGCGAAGTGCTGTTTGGCGCCGCCGTGCGCGCCCCGGATCACGGTCATTTGCAGCCTTGGCGTTTCTTGACGATAGAAGGCGCGGCACGCGAGCACATGGGCGAGTTGCTGGCCGAAGCGGCGAAGCTTGCGGACAGCGAAGTCAACGAAGCGGCCATCGACAAGGCGCGCAATGGTCCGCTGCGGGCGCCGCTGGTGGTGGTGGTGATCGCCCGCGTGCAGGAGCACGTCAAGTATCCCAAGTCCGAGCAACTGCTGGCGGCGGGCTGTGCCGCCCACGGGATTTTGCTCGCGGCCTATGCGCAGGGCATTGGTGCGGTGTGGCGCACCGGTGACCTGGCTTACTCGGCGCATGTAGCCAACGGGTTGGGCCTGGCGGAGGGGGAAGAAGTGATTGCATTCCTGTATCTGGGCACGCCGCAGAAAGAACCGCGAGTGGCCGAGAAGGTCGATCTGACCCAGTTCGTCAGCGCCTGGCCAGGCAAGGCCTGATACCCCACATCCAGTGTGGGAGCGGGCTTGCTCGCGAAAGCGGTGTGCCAGTCAACAACCTGGTTGCCTGACACTCCCTCTTCGCGAGCAAGCCCGCTCCCACAGGTTTCAGGGTTGTACGATAGCTCCGGGCACCAACGGTAATTCCAGGCTGGCAATAAACCCGCCCTCCGGGTGATTGGCCAGCACCAGGCTGCCGCCATGCCGCTCCGCTGCTCGCCGGGCGATGGCCAGCCCCAGGCCATGTCCGGCCGCTGTCTGCCCCGGCGCCCGATAAAACGGCTCACCGAGCTGACTCAAATATTCGGCACTGACTCCAGGCCCGTGATCGCGCACGGTCACGACGATCCGCTCACCCTGGCGCAGCGCCTGCATTTCAATCGGCAGGCCACCCACCGGATTGAAACGCTGGGCATTGCGCAGCAGATTGTCGACGGCCCGTTCGATCATGGTCGGCCAGCCCTTCAGATTCAGTTGCGACTCGGCTTCGAGGTGCACGAGCTGCTCGGGTGAACCGAGTTGCGCATCCTTGTGCACGGTATTGAGCAAGGTATTCAGATCCACCTCTTCGGCACTGGCGTTATCGGAGTCGACCCGCGCCAGCACGAGGATTTCGCTGATCAGCGCTTCCAGTCGGTCGCACTCACGGGTCAGGCGCGGCCAGAGCTGCTCCCGTTCTTGCGGCCCGGCTCGTTCGGCGAGCGCCAGCGCGATACGCAGGCGGGCGAGGGGGGAGCGCAGTTCGTGGGAGACATCGCGCAGCAGTTGTCGCTGACTGCCTATCAGGCTCTGCAGGCGCGCACCCATGCGGTTGAAGTCGTTGGCCAGCACGCCAAATTCGTCGCGACGGTTGGCCAGCTTGACCAGGCTGTTCTGTTGATACGTGGTCTGTCCCAGGTCATGCACCGCTCCGCGCAGACGGCTGAGCGGGCGAGTGATGGAAAAGGTCACCAGCAGGCTGAACAGGGTGAGCACCACCAAGGCGATTCCCAGGGCACTGAGTGGCCAAAGCAGGCTTTCGCGGTGCCAGGCGTCCAGTTCCGGGTGTGGAATGCGGTAGATGAACAGGTAGGTGTCACCGGTTTTTTCGCTGGTGAACTCATCAGTCAGACGTCGCCATGGCAGGCGTCGGTCCTCGTTGTTCTGGCGGGCCTCAAAGGCCGCCGCACGTTTGGGGAAGGTACCGCGTACGACCGGATCGCCGCTCTCGTTGAGCACCTGGACGTCGATGTGATATTGGCGTTTGCGTTGCTGGAGAATGTCCTGGGCGGCGTCTTCGCCCTGACTTTCGTAAGTTTGCGTCCACTGTTCGGCCAGCGTGTTGAGGCCCGGGTGGCGGCTGAGAATCCAGGCGTCCTGGTTGAGCATGTGCCCGAGCAGGATGGAAAGCCCTGCAACCAGAGCGATGGCCAGCCAGAAGCTGGCCAGGATACGCCAGAACAATGAACGCACAGGAAATCCTCGGATAAGCACCAAACCCTGTGGGAGCGGGCTTGCTCGCGAAAGCGTCGGCACATTCGACATAGATGCTGTCTGTCACACCGCCTTCGCGAGCAAGCCCGCTCCCACAGGGGATCAAAAACATCAGACCCAACGGTGTTGAGCCGTTGGGTCCGGGGTCAGCGCATTATTGCGCTTTTTGCGGTTGCTGCGCTTTCCAGGCCTTGAATTCAGCCCACTCGGCGCGACGCTCGGCCTGTTTTTTCTGGATCTCGTCGAATTTCTTCTGTTGATCCGGCTTCAGCACGGCGCGCACGTCGGCTTCGGCTTTCTGGTGCTTGGCAGTCATTTCGTCTTTCATGGCTTTCTGATCGGCTGGCGAGAGTTTCTCCAGGTACTTCTCGACCAGTTGCTTACGCTCATGCATCTGCTCGCCCATGATCTTGCGGATCTGCTCGCGCTGTTCGCGGCTCAGGTCCAGTTGACTGTAGGGGCCTTTACCGTGCATGCCGTGCATCTGACCGCCGTGGCGCGAGCCGTCCATCGGCCCATCCATCGGGCCTGCGCCTTCAGGCATGGCCATGGCAACGGTCGGCAGGGCAGCTGCGAACATCAGAGCGATAAGAGTCTTGCGCATGGTGTATCTCCTTGTCTCGTTCCCGGTACGTTCCGGATGAATGCAGATTACGCAGATCAAGGTCAGCGGCAGTCAGCGAAGCGTAAAGCTTGGGTAAAGATGGTTTTGTGCAGACCTGACAATTCCACCACATCGACGGACTAATTACACTTTGCTCGCCGCAACTCTCCTTTGTGCCAGGTATTACGCTAGCGCGCCTCTTTGAGCTGTGTTGGTCGTTTACGTAGGTAAAATCTGCCTTAATAATTTTGCTCTAGCATATTTTTTTATTGTGGGCAACTGCTTCAGTTGACAGGTTTGTGGTTTTCCGTGGCTTGGTTAGTGTCGGCACTCAGAGAAAGCAGTCGTCATGGCGAAGAACACCAATTTCGATGAGGGAGAAAGGCATGGTTGCGAGAAAGGTATTTGATGAGTTCACCGTAAAGTATGACGATATCCATCGGCAGTACTGGACCAACACGCTTAGTGAAGACAATCTTAAGCAATGGCATGAAGAAAGGCTTAAAACAGTTCTGCGTCACGTAAAAAACAAGTCCGTATTTTATGGTAAGCACTTTAAAGATATTGATGTCGAAGACATCACCCTGGCGAATCTCGCTTCACTTCCTTTTACCACTAAAGATGACTTAAGAGAGGCCGGGCTGGATATTTTGTCCGGCACACTTGAAGACAGTGTTTATTATTATGAAACTACCGGCACGACCGGTCCGGCAACCCCTTGTCCGCGGGATAAAAAAGAAAGTTATGCAAGTAACAAACAACTCGCGATGGCGTACCAAGCGGTGTTGGAGAAACATTTCCCTGCAGAGAAAACTGTTGTCGGCGTCATGGGGCCAACTGAGGTGCATTCCTTCGGCGATACCTTGGGTGATGTATGTCATCAGTTGGGTGTCTGTAACGCCAAAATCTGGCCGCACTCTCCGGTCATCGGCTATCCCAAGACGCTCCAGTTGATGAAGGACTTGCGTATCGGCGTCGTCGCGTCGGCCCCGGGACTGCTACTGGCACTGGCCAAGGAGGCTGAGCGGCAGGGTTTCAACCCGCGCGAGGACTTTCATTTGCGGGCGTTCATGATGAGCGGTGAGCTCTGTACGCCAGCCTTGAAGAACAACTTGTACAGCCTCTGGGGTTGTGAGGCCTACAACAGCCTGTATGGCTCACAAGAAGCGATGATTATTGCCGCTGCCAATACCAGCGACCAACTGATACCCCATCGACTCAACTACATCATTGAGGTGTTGAACCCGCAAACGGGCGAAAGTCTGGGTGACAGTGGTGAAGGGGAGTTGTGCGTCACCATGCTGATCGACGGCGTGAAACCGTTGATTCGCTACCGCACGGGCGATTTGGTCTGCATTCAAAAAGCAGCAAAAAAACCGATTGCCCTGGCGCAAGTAATGAAAGTGGTTGGGCGTGTCAAAGATTCCATGACCCTTAACGGCAAGGCCTTCACAGCTGGCCATATCGAGCAGGCGCTGCTTGAAGGTGTCGAGCAATGCCTAGGTTATCAAATCGTCATCAACTGCGTGAATGGCAGGGATACGGTGATCGCCAAAATGGAAATGTCCAGTTTTTACCGAGGTGATCGCAGCCAATTGACGTTGCTGATTCGTGAACGCGTGCGCGAGCGCCTGGGGGTTGAGGCGACAATCATGATGGTCGATGACCTTGATGACCACGTGAATCTGGGCAGTTGGTTCAGTTGGAAAGAAGCGCGAATTGTCGATCAGCGCAGCCGATAGGCGAGGGCACTGTATGAGTATGTCCGTACAAGTCGTGTCGGCGAAAAGTGAACTTTTCCAGAAAGTGTGTTCTTTAAGGTCTCGCTACATTGGTGACAACCCTGCCAGTGAGGAAAGTTTTTCCGATGCCGAGGCATTGCGCGATACCTACTCGTATCACATGGCTTATCTGGATGGAGACGAGATTGTCGGCGCTATCCGGATAACTCCGTTAGGACATGGCATGAGCTTTGTCGAACGGGTCGTTAATGTGGGGCTTTACTTCGCTCATCCAATGGATTCGTTTGACGCCAATCGTCTGGTGTTGGATGAGAAGTACAGAGGCGGTTTGCACTTGAGATTCTTTCTTCTGCAAACAGCCATTTGGTTGAAGGCCAATACGCAGTTTCGATACATCTCGGCTTTGTGCCGGGGGCGCTTGGCTGCCTTGTATGTCGATATCGGAGGGCATGTTCTGGCCGACGATATTATCTGGGCTAGCTGTCAATCATCACGTGATTACAGTTTGGTTTACCTGGAGTTGGAAACCGTCTTTAACACCATAAAAGGGAAAGTAGCTCATGGATAATTTCTTCAAAGATCTGGATGCCATTGTCGACAGCGGCTGGGCCAAAATCAAAAAAGGTCGCTATTGGAGTCACAGCCTTGAGCAACCGATTACGGTCGAACTTTATCAGCAGGTGATGCTCCAGGTTTACCATTACACCCGGTTCAACTCGATCAATCAGGCAGCCTGTGCATTCAGCGCGGATCCGGGTCAGACGACGCTGCTGCGCTTCGTTTACAAGCACGCACTTGAAGAGTTGGGCCACGAGAAAATGGTCCTTCGTGACCTAGAGTCCATCGCTGCCTTGCCTGCGTCGCTGCCTGCACCGCTTCCTCCCACTCAGGCGCTGATCGCTTATCTGAACGACGTGGCCATTCGCCTGGGACCGATTGCCCGTTTGGGTTACAGCTATTGGGCAGAAGAGGTGTATGGCCACATCCAGCCCATCCTGAACAAGTTCCGCGTAGACCTGGGACTTAAAGATGAGCAGATGACCTTCTTTGTCGCCCATTCGACCATTGATGAAAAGCACTCCGAAGAAGTGCGCCTGGCGATGCAACGCGCGGTGAAGACGGATGAAGAGCGAGCACAGATCAAAGAAGTGGCGAGGGTGACGTTGTACCTAACCGGTCAGTTGCTGGAGGAGTCGCTGCTGGAATATGAACGTCTCGTCGACGCGCCATTGGCCAAGGCATCCTGAACTGATGAAGCTGATCGTCATTGTCGGGTCAAGCCGGTCACACGGGGTCAGCAGTCGGGTGGTGTCGTTGATTCGACGCCACCTGAAAGGACGCGCATCGGTCGAAGATCTCTGGCTTCGCGATTATCGTATCGACTACTGCGATGCCGATAACGCCTGTTCACACATCGATTGTTCTCTGCCAGACGATGTCGCCGCGATCGTCGATGAAATGGTCAAGGCGGACGCCATTCTGTACTTGCCAGTGATGCATGCCTATGGAACCAACAGCCGTTTCCAAGCGTTCCTGGAGCGGGTGGGGTATGGCTTCATGCGTCCGCGAGAGCGGCCACTGCGAGACAAACTTGCAGCGGTGGCGGTGGTGGGGCGTCGATACGGTCACACGGCGGTATTTGGCCAGGTGGTGCTCAATGTCCTGTTGAACAAAATGGTGTTGGTCGGCTCGGGGTTTCCGGCCACGTTCAACACACAACTGGTTCAGGACCCGGAAGCGGAACAGGCATTGCGGGAAACCCTGGATCGTCTCGTGGAGCACTATCAAAAGTTGAACGAACAACCCCGTCGCGGCGCCGAGCGTTTGCGCCTGCTCAAGCAAGTCCAATTTCAAACGGGATGATGGATAGATGCCTATTCGAGATTCATTGATAGCCGTACTAGTGGCATTCCTGTGGGGGGCACAAGTGACGGCGGTTAAAATTGGCGGGCAAGAGCTTCCGCCTATCCTCATGGTCGCTATGCGCTTCGCCTTGATGGCGGCTGTATTAGTACCTTTTTGCGGAGTCCCAAAACGTAGCGAACTGCTTCAAGTGTTCGGGATCGCTTCCCTGGTGGGGGCGCTTCATTTCGGATTGCTGTATTGCGGTATTTCGCGAGTGGATGCTTCGACGTCTGCAGTCGCTTACCAGTTGGCGACACCTTTCACTCTATTGCTGGCCTTTGCAATATTGGGGGAGCGCATCGCATTACCCGTCGTGGGGGGAATTGTCATCGCGTTGCTTGGCGTGTTGACGGTGTTGGGTGGCGTAGGCAAGGGCGGTGCGTTGTCGGGAATATTGCTGGTGATCGCTGCGGCTTTTGTCTTCGCCGTGGGAACGTTGCTCACCAAGCGCTGGGGACCTTTCAACCCGGTGGCGATAAGCGCGTGGACGGCATTGATTGCTGCGCCGGAGTTGCTGCTTGTTTCGGCTGCGGTAGAGGGGCAGGCGTGGAGTTCTGTCCTGACGGCCAGTCCGACGGCCTGGGCTGCCGTGCTGTATACCGCCGTAAGCGGCGGGCTGATTGGATTTGGCCTGTGGTATTGGCTTTTGGGCAGACACCCTATCCAGCGCCTGACGCCGTTTCTGTTATTGGTGCCAGTGTTTGCGGTCGCGGTCAGCCAGCTTCTTCTGAAAGAAGGTCTGTCGCTGAGCCTTGTTGTCGGCGGTGCGGCGGTTTTTGTCGGTGTCGGGCTTTGCCAGGTCCGCCTGCCGCCCCGGCAGGCTTGTGCAAGCAATAACCCAGCCGATTGATCGGCGAACCCGTTGAGAGGTTATTTTCCATGAAGTGGCCAGGTCAGTTGGTACTGCTCGCCTTGCGTCAGCAAAACCGGTTTCGCTACAGGCTTAAAGTCCGGCGCTGGAAAGCAGGCGTTTATGAGATCGCCTATTTGTACTCGAACGGCCACGAGGCCGGGCCCACCCTGGTGTTCCTCCATGGATTAGGGGCCAGTAAGGATCAGTGGGGGCCGCAAATTTACTCGTTGGTGGACGCTTACAACTGCGTTTTCCTGGACCTTCCCGGTGAGGGGGAATCCTCGTTCGACGGCGTACAAAGCTACAGTCCTGTGGCTCAAGTGGAGCGGTTGAAGGCTTTTTTCGATGCGCAGTCCTTCAAGGACGTCGTATTGATTGGCAGCTCCATTGGTGGCTGTATTGCCTGCCTTTATTCAGCCACTTATCCGGCAGAGGTATCCCGTTTAATCGCAATGGCGCCTGCCGGCTTGCCGGCGGCAAGGCTTAGTCCGGCCATGAGCAAGTTTCTTGAGTCTGGCAAGTATCCCTTTGGCTACCGGACCGTCAGTGAAATGCAGGGGCTTTGGGAGATCGTGTTTACTCGAGTGCCGAAGGTCCCGGCGTTTCTGGCAAAGGCTCTGGCTACCAAGGGTGCGCTTCGCTATGTGCGGGTCGGGAAAATACTGGGGGACTTCAACGGCGCCGGATTGTACCCGCTTCAAAAGCGGCTAGCTGACGTCCAGGCCCGGACCTTGATTGTGTGGGGGAGCAACGATCGCGTGTTTGATGTTTCTTGCCTGGATGAGGTCAACAATCTCCTGCCGCAAGCAAGTGTCTGCATCATTGAGGGCGCGGGGCATGTTCCGTATCTGGAGTGTGGCGAGCAGACCCTGGATGCTATCCAGCGGTTTCTTGCCTAAATGGTGCAGTAAGTTCTGCCTCTTTTTCGAGGTGGCTCTTTGCGTGAACCCGTGTGCAGTAAGCGACTGGAGGTGCGCGGCATGCACCAAGTCGATTCGATAGGCCCAGCAACCGACATGGGTCGCAGCTAAAGCTGAGTTCCGAGCAGCTTCAGGCGTTAGTTAGCGGGCTTCCCTGGTAGCGTCTTTTTTCTTACGGAGTAGTCCGTATGTATTAAAGGACATGTCTGACATACCCCGAACAGAGAATCAGGCAGAGTCGACGCCATGATTACTACCTCTTTCCTCGATACCGCACACAGCTTGGCTGTGCAGTTGGGAACTGCGCAGCATCGTGTGCTATCGGTTAGCTTGCCATGCGACCGCCTGATTGATGGATTCTTTAAATCAATAATTACGCTGATTGAGCCGCTTGCCAGCTTTGGTATCGGCTTGTGCGTTCGACTCTTATCTGTGTGAGTGGTTGGCAAAAATAAAGGAGTTATACCATGAGTGAGATAACTACCCCCGTCAGTGTTCAACTGCACACTGAACGCATGAAATGCGACCCGTTGGCTGTATATCAAGCGGCAGCAAAGGCAATAGGACCTGATCAGATATTTATTCTTGAGTCGCTGTCTGGCCCCAGTCGCGATCGTAAGGCGACTATAATTGGGATGGAGCCATTGCTGGCGGTAAAGATATATGAGGGGTACGCGACACTTGAGGGAAATGACCGGCTGACCGCACATTTAAGCAGTTCGCTGTTGGAACAGGGAATTGTTTTGGACGACAGTGAGCGTGTCAGCATTGATTCGAACGATGCCGTATGGGATTTGTTGCGTGCGTTACAAAAACCTTTTGACGTTCCGCGCCAGCCTAATCCCAGCCTCGCTTTTTTTGGTTACTTCTCTTATGACAGTGTCCGGTTTATCGAAGATATTCCTGACCTGACGGAGCGGACAAATGATTATCCGGTCATTGCCTTGACTGTGTTTCAGACGCTGGTGTATTTCCACGCCAATGGAACTGTGGATGTCATGGTTAACAATAGTTCTCTATGGAAGTTCCGCAGCACCGATGACTATGCATTACTGTTGGCCGATGCCATGGGCATTCCAGCCTCTGAGGCGCCGATTGTTTACCCATCCGTTACGGTTACTCGCGATACAGTGGAAAAAAAGCAGTTTCTTGGCTGGGTCGACAAGGCACTGGAGCACATTCGTCAAGGCGATATTTATCAAATTCAATTGGGTCACGAAGTGCAGATTGACACACCTGTAAAACCCTTTGATGTGTATCGGGCATTGCGCCTAAACAACCCGTCACCCTACATGTACCTAGCCAATTTGGGTGGGGTCGACCTGATCGGCGCCAGCCCTGAACTGTTTGTCCGGATCAAGGACGATCTGATCGAAATGAGACCCATCGCCGGAACCGTGGGGAAAACACCCGGCATACCCTCCAGCGAGTTGATTTTGAGCATGACGCGCTCTGAAAAAGAGCGAGCGGAACACCTAATGTTAGTGGATTTGTGCAGAAACGATATCAGTCACGTCTGTCAGCCAGGATCACTTGAAGTTGATGAGTTGATGTTAGTCGAGGAGTATTCTCACCTCTATCACATGGTGTCAAATGTGCGCGGTTTATTGCGTAAAGGCTTCGATGCATTTGATGTTATTAAGGCGTCATTTCCGGCGGGAACCATGACAGGTGCACCGAAGATTCGCGCGATGCAGATTATCGAAAGTATGGAAAACAGCCGGCGCGGGATATATGCCGGAGCGGTTGGCCTGATCGGATTCGACGGTAGCATCAATACGGCTTTGTGTATTCGGTCAGCAGTTCATAAAGAGGGCACCTATTACTTGAGGGCTTCCGCAGGTGTCGTCGCGGACTCGGCACCTGATAAAGAATGGACTGAAACATTCTACAAAATGAGCTCTGTTTATCGCGCCGTTACCGGAAGGGAGATGCTGTAATGAAAGTTTTTCTGGTTGATGCCTATGACAGTTTTGTATTTATTATCAGTCAGTACCTTGAGCAGTTGGGGCTGGAAACTCATGTAGAGCGTAATGATGTTCCGGAGCTGATTAAAAGGATTGAAGCGTATGCCCCGGATTTTTGCGTACTTGGCCCTGGGCCCGGCCACCCACAGAAAGCCGGTTATATCGAATTAATCCACCACTTTAAAGGGCGCTTGCCCATATTGGGCGTATGCCTTGGACATCAGGCTATTGGCTTGGCTTTCGGTGGCTCGATTATTCGGGCTGCCAATGTCATGCACGGAAAGATCAGCACGATAATTAACGATGGGCAAGGTGTGTACGCCCATACTAATGGCAAGTCGATCAAAGCGACACGCTACCATTCGTTAATTATCGATAACAAAAACCTATCCGAGGAACTGGAGGTGACATCCATCTCAAGTGATGACGGATACATCATGGGGGTTCGGCATCTAAAACATTCGATAGAGGGTGTCCAGTTTCATCCCGAGAGCATTCTGACGGAGGATGGTCTTGGGGTATTCAAAAGTTTTATAGGGCAGTATTGTTGCAAATCAGAAGTATAGGCGACGGACAACGGGTTGCCTGAACGGTAACTCGTATCTTCAATGTTGCATCGTATCGAAAAAAAGTTTCTATGTGTGGCAGGGACTCGGCGTGGATGACTTAAATATATATAGAAAAAAAGATGTACTCCTGAGGATTAACTTCAAACCGGTATTGGATGATTTCTCCGTATTGGCCAAGGATTTGCATCGGAGTGACTGGGAAAGGCACTTGCGCAAGGTGCTGCATCGAATCGGCTATGACAGTTACTTGCTTAGCCTAGGTTCCTCTACAACGAATGACCCTTTCAATAGGATTATGACGACTTACCCTTCTGATTGGCTAAGACGATACAAGGATGAGAACTTTATTCAGGTGGACCCGATAATAAGGCATTGCCGTCACCATTTTGTACCGCTTGTTTGGGTGGACGCACGGAGGCAGGCGCGGAGCAGGACCAACGAGTTCTGGAAGGCGCGTGAGGAGTACGGCCTTTTACAAGGGGTTAGCATTCCTCTGAGGTGTAACGAAATGGTCGGGTCACTCAATGTTGCTCACTGCATGAATTCTACAGATGAATTTGACGATGGGTTGGATGCCCCCTTAGGGAAGCTGTTCATGCTAATTCCGTTTCTTTTGGAAGGTTCACAGAAGCACCTGATAAAACCAGGCGAGAAATTCTGCAGCTTGACCCTGCGAGAGTCTGAAGTACTGAAATGGTCCTGTGTGGGTAAAACGACTTGGGAGATGAGCTGCATCTTGGGCTGCTCGGAACGCACCATCAATTTTCATATTGCCAATGCGAGTCGAAAACTAGGCTCTTTTAGCCGCCGGCAAGCGGTAGGCGTGGCTTTGGCGCAGGGATTGATTTCACTGTAGCAAACGATCATGGTGCGGCTGTTCATTTCAAATCGAATTTGATAGCAGACACCATGTATTGCAGTGAGAAAAAAGCGAAGGTGACCTGGTTTTTTTGTAAACGGTCAACTGACAGGAAGCTGCTCATATGACCGGAGACACTCATACACAAGTTTGAGGTCTCGCAGATCAGTCAGATGTGAAGTGGGGTGCTGACTTACGTCAAAGTAGTCAGGCGAAGGCTGTTTTTCGCGGCGGCTCTGAACCCCCAACGGTATCGATTTCGGATTCAGAGGCTGTAGTAGTAACCACGGCTGCGCAGCGCAACGATGCGCGGCCGGCCGTCGGGGTGCGGGCCGATCTTCTTGCGCAGATTGCTGACGTGCATATCGAGGCTGCGGTCGTACAGGGTCAGCTTGCGACCGAGGGCGATCTGCGCCAGTTCCTGTTTGTCCAGGGGCTCGCCGGGCTGCTTGAGCAAGGCTTCCAGCAGGCGGCTTTCTGAGACGGTGAGGGTGAACTCTTGCTCGTCGATGCTGACCACGCCGCGCACCGGGCTGAAACACAGGTCGCCCAGTTCCATCTGGCTGGACACCGCTGCCGGGTGGCTACGGCGCAGGACGGCGCGCAGGCGGGCGGTCAGTTCCCGTGGATCGCAGGGTTTGGCCAGGTAATCGTCGGCGCCGAGTTCCAGGCCGAGGATGCGGTCCAGAGGCTCGCCCCGGGCCGAGAGCATCAGTACCGGCAAATCCGGGTGATCGCTGCGCAACTGCTTGAGTAATTCCAGGCCGCTGCCATCGGGCAACATCACATCCAGCACCACGGCCGCCGGGGCCGTTTCGGCCAGTGCGCGGCGTGCGCTCTGACCGTCGTGACAGGCACGTACCTGAAACCCTTCCTGGCTCAGCCAACTGCTCAGGAGCTCACACAGCTCCTGGTCATCATCAATAAGTAACAGCTCGCTCATGACTCACTCAATTTAGCCATTGTCGACGTTTTCGACTTGCTCCACTGGCGAAGATACCGCAGAGCAGAGCCAATAGCGCTACCCCGGCGCCAATGACAAACCATTGTTGCTGGTCGGTCAGCAGGCGCGGCAGGGGGCTGCTGGCCTGGGCTTCCTTGAGTTGCAGCTTCAAGCGCTGGTTCTCCTGGCGCAACCGGGCCAGCAGCGGGCTTTCGCGTTCGCCATCGGCAGTTTGTAATTGTTTGCTCAGTTCTTCCCGTTGCCGTTCACTTTCTTTCAAGCGTTGCTGCAGTTCGGTGATCTGGCTGCCGGCGCTCAAGGAAAGCGGCGTCGAGTTTCCACCCTCGGCGTAGTCTTCACCGTGGGCGGGCGCCACGATCGATAACGTGACCAACATCAGGCACAACGGACCTTTGCGCATGGCGACTCCTGGTTCCAATACGAGTATTGGAAAAGTTGTCGGCCGGCAAACGAGAATAATGAGCGATTGAGAACGCGATGAACCGATATGGTTCACCGCGTGGGAGGGAATTACGGCAGGACTTGCTTGAACGGCTTGACCAGAACGTTGGCGTAGACGCCCGCGGCGATGTACGGATCGGCGTCGGCCCAGGCCTGGGCGGCGCTCAGGGAATCGAATTCGGCGACGATCAGGCTGCCGGTGAAACCCGCCGCGCCCGGATCATTGCTGTCGACCGCCGGGTGTGGACCGGCCAGAACGATGCGACCTTCGCCCTTGAGCACTTGCAGGCGCTCAAGGTGTGCAGGCCGTGCGGCCAGGCGGGCTTCCAGGGAATTGGCGACGTCTGTGGCAATGATTGCGTAAAGCATGTCAGTCCTCGGTTTTTGGCGTAGTGGTGTCGGCATCGTGCAGATGGCGGGACAGGTAGATACCCTGGCCGACCAGGAACAGCAAAGTCATGCCCAGGCTGCCGAAGACCTTGAAGTCGACCCAGTAGCTCTGGAAAGTGAACGCGACAAACAGGTTGGCGGCACCGCAAAACAGGAAGAAGACGATCCAGGCGATGTTCAGGCGCGTCCAGACCGGCTCCGGCAAGGTCAGCGCGTGGCCCATGATGCGTTTGATCAGCAGGCTGTCA contains:
- a CDS encoding translation initiation factor 2, producing the protein MRKGPLCLMLVTLSIVAPAHGEDYAEGGNSTPLSLSAGSQITELQQRLKESERQREELSKQLQTADGERESPLLARLRQENQRLKLQLKEAQASSPLPRLLTDQQQWFVIGAGVALLALLCGIFASGASRKRRQWLN
- a CDS encoding YciI family protein, encoding MLYAIIATDVANSLEARLAARPAHLERLQVLKGEGRIVLAGPHPAVDSNDPGAAGFTGSLIVAEFDSLSAAQAWADADPYIAAGVYANVLVKPFKQVLP